In the Malania oleifera isolate guangnan ecotype guangnan chromosome 1, ASM2987363v1, whole genome shotgun sequence genome, one interval contains:
- the LOC131147041 gene encoding D-2-hydroxyglutarate dehydrogenase, mitochondrial isoform X2, translated as MIRSNSPIQVSQILKYCNSRCLAVVPQGGNTGLVGGSVPVFDEVIINMGSMNKVISFDMVSGILVCEAGCILEYLVSFLDGNGFIMPLDLGAKGSCQIGGNVSTNAGGLRLVRYGSLHGTVLGLEAVLADGTVLDMLGTLRKDNTGYDLKHLFIGSEGSLGIVTKVSILTPPKMAAVNLAFLACKDYLSCQNLLLEAKRKLGEVLSAFEFLDDQSLDMVLCHLEGVRNPLPSSMHNFYVLIETTGSDETYDREKLEAFLLGAMERGLVSDGVLAQDINQAASFWRIREGIAEALNKAGAVYKYDLSLPIEKMYKLVEEMRIRLGHSVKVIGYGHLGDGNLHLNISAPYYDETILAQIEPFVYEWTSEHRGSISAEHGLGLMKANEIHYSKSPEAVQLMASIKKLLDPNRVLNPYKVLPHSLISCS; from the exons ATGATTCGATCAAATTCCCCAATTCAG GTTTCTCAGATTCTTAAATACTGTAATTCCAGATGCCTGGCTGTTGTTCCCCAAGGTGGAAATACTGGTCTTGTAGGTGGAAGTGTGCCTGTTTTTGATGAG gtgattatCAACATGGGTTCCATGAACAAAGTCATATCGTTTGACATG GTCAGTGGTATACTGGTATGCGAAGCTGGATGCATATTGGAATACCTGGTTTCTTTCCTGGATGGCAATGG ATTTATTATGCCACTGGATTTAGGTGCAAAAGGAAGCTGCCAAATTGGTGGAAATGTTTCTACCAATGCTGGGGGTTTACGCCTTGTCCGGTATGGATCACTTCATGGGACTGTACTTG GTCTTGAAGCTGTTTTAGCTGATGGGACCGTGCTTGACATGCTTGGCACGCTACGCAAAGATAATACTGGGTATGATTTGAAGCATTTGTTTATAG GCAGTGAAGGATCATTGGGCATTGTAACTAAGGTTTCCATACTAACCCCGCCAAAGATGGCTGCAGTAAACCTAGCTTTTCTTGCATGTAAAGATTACCTTAGCTGCCAG AATCTTCTACTGGAAGCAAAGAGGAAACTGGGGGAGGTTCTATCTGCATTTGAATTTTTGGATGACCAGTCATTGGATATG GTTCTTTGTCATTTAGAAGGTGTACGGAATCCATTACCTTCTTCAATGCACAACTTCTATGTTTTGATTGAAACAACAGGCAGCGATGAAACTTACGACAG AGAGAAGCTTGAGGCCTTCTTACTTGGTGCTATGGAACGCGGTTTGGTTTCTGATGGTGTTCTTGCGCAAGATATTAACCAAGCAGCCTCATTTTGGCGTATACGGGAG GGTATAGCAGAAGCATTAAACAAAGCAGGGGCTGTTTACAAATATGATTTGTCACTGCCTATAGAAAAGATGTACAAACTTGTTGAGGAAATGCGAATAAGGCTGG GTCACTCAGTCAAAGTAATAGGTTATGGACACCTTGGAGATGGCAACTTGCATCTTAACATTTCAGCACCATACTATGATGAGACT ATTTTAGCACAAATTGAGCCCTTTGTCTATGAATGGACATCTGAGCACCGTGGGAGTATCAGTGCAGAGCATGGCTTAGGACTGATGAAAGCTAATGAGATCCACTACAGCAAGTCACCTGAAGCT GTCCAACTTATGGCATCCATCAAGAAGTTGCTGGACCCCAATAGGGTGCTCAACCCGTATAAAGTTCTTCCACATTCTCTCATTTCATGCAGCTGA
- the LOC131147041 gene encoding D-2-hydroxyglutarate dehydrogenase, mitochondrial isoform X1, translating into MEFRKASQLLARSSRSLCDLRCCFGVDDSIKFPNSGFIRQFNRICRPFGPYLENQTPNPKTRSHLPRYYMENIHASTESYIGFTGGIRYRFFGSVAKTIQRDPSFSTINSDDISYFEGIVGEKNVIQDDDRLLTANMDWMRKYKGSSRLLLQPRRTEEVSQILKYCNSRCLAVVPQGGNTGLVGGSVPVFDEVIINMGSMNKVISFDMVSGILVCEAGCILEYLVSFLDGNGFIMPLDLGAKGSCQIGGNVSTNAGGLRLVRYGSLHGTVLGLEAVLADGTVLDMLGTLRKDNTGYDLKHLFIGSEGSLGIVTKVSILTPPKMAAVNLAFLACKDYLSCQNLLLEAKRKLGEVLSAFEFLDDQSLDMVLCHLEGVRNPLPSSMHNFYVLIETTGSDETYDREKLEAFLLGAMERGLVSDGVLAQDINQAASFWRIREGIAEALNKAGAVYKYDLSLPIEKMYKLVEEMRIRLGHSVKVIGYGHLGDGNLHLNISAPYYDETILAQIEPFVYEWTSEHRGSISAEHGLGLMKANEIHYSKSPEAVQLMASIKKLLDPNRVLNPYKVLPHSLISCS; encoded by the exons ATGGAGTTTCGGAAAGCTTCTCAACTCCTCGCACGATCGTCCAGGAGCCTCTGTGATCTTCGATGCTGTTTCGGTGTCGATGATTCGATCAAATTCCCCAATTCAG GTTTTATACGTCAGTTTAATAGAATTTGCAGACCATTCGGACCTTATCTTGAAAATCAAACGCCGAATCCTAAGACACGTTCTCATCTCCCAAGATATTACATGGAAAATATCCATGCTTCTACAGAAAGTTACATTGGATTCACTGGTGGAATTCGATACAGGTTTTTTGGCTCAGTGGCCAAGACAATCCAGAGGGacccatcattttcaacaataaaTTCTGATGATATCAGCTATTTTGAGGGCATAGTAGGGGAGAAAAATGTCATTCAGGATGATGACAGGCTTTTGACTGCAAATATGGATTGGATGCGGAAATACAAAGGTTCAAGTAGGCTTTTGCTTCAGCCTAGGAGGACTGAGGAG GTTTCTCAGATTCTTAAATACTGTAATTCCAGATGCCTGGCTGTTGTTCCCCAAGGTGGAAATACTGGTCTTGTAGGTGGAAGTGTGCCTGTTTTTGATGAG gtgattatCAACATGGGTTCCATGAACAAAGTCATATCGTTTGACATG GTCAGTGGTATACTGGTATGCGAAGCTGGATGCATATTGGAATACCTGGTTTCTTTCCTGGATGGCAATGG ATTTATTATGCCACTGGATTTAGGTGCAAAAGGAAGCTGCCAAATTGGTGGAAATGTTTCTACCAATGCTGGGGGTTTACGCCTTGTCCGGTATGGATCACTTCATGGGACTGTACTTG GTCTTGAAGCTGTTTTAGCTGATGGGACCGTGCTTGACATGCTTGGCACGCTACGCAAAGATAATACTGGGTATGATTTGAAGCATTTGTTTATAG GCAGTGAAGGATCATTGGGCATTGTAACTAAGGTTTCCATACTAACCCCGCCAAAGATGGCTGCAGTAAACCTAGCTTTTCTTGCATGTAAAGATTACCTTAGCTGCCAG AATCTTCTACTGGAAGCAAAGAGGAAACTGGGGGAGGTTCTATCTGCATTTGAATTTTTGGATGACCAGTCATTGGATATG GTTCTTTGTCATTTAGAAGGTGTACGGAATCCATTACCTTCTTCAATGCACAACTTCTATGTTTTGATTGAAACAACAGGCAGCGATGAAACTTACGACAG AGAGAAGCTTGAGGCCTTCTTACTTGGTGCTATGGAACGCGGTTTGGTTTCTGATGGTGTTCTTGCGCAAGATATTAACCAAGCAGCCTCATTTTGGCGTATACGGGAG GGTATAGCAGAAGCATTAAACAAAGCAGGGGCTGTTTACAAATATGATTTGTCACTGCCTATAGAAAAGATGTACAAACTTGTTGAGGAAATGCGAATAAGGCTGG GTCACTCAGTCAAAGTAATAGGTTATGGACACCTTGGAGATGGCAACTTGCATCTTAACATTTCAGCACCATACTATGATGAGACT ATTTTAGCACAAATTGAGCCCTTTGTCTATGAATGGACATCTGAGCACCGTGGGAGTATCAGTGCAGAGCATGGCTTAGGACTGATGAAAGCTAATGAGATCCACTACAGCAAGTCACCTGAAGCT GTCCAACTTATGGCATCCATCAAGAAGTTGCTGGACCCCAATAGGGTGCTCAACCCGTATAAAGTTCTTCCACATTCTCTCATTTCATGCAGCTGA